One genomic window of bacterium includes the following:
- a CDS encoding tRNA 4-thiouridine(8) synthase ThiI yields the protein MIPSRKSKAVGLFSGGLDSILATKLITEQGVTVVALHYRLPFGVPGREPNDEKLSKLASLVGASLMTLEADDSYLQLVKSPQFGHVKQLAPCIDCLVMMLAKAKELAREIKADFVFTGEVVGQRAVCQNKRSLKQIEKTVGLEGRLLRPLSAKLLEPTIPELTGLVRRERLLDLKGRSRRRQIRLAHEFGIFDYPIPGTGCMLLDKNFAARARDAVQQDQLALAEIELLKYGRHFRLDSGAKVVVGRNEAENKRLEELARDDDVLCKPVEVMGPVAILRSQKKTKKDTEIAARITARYSDAPAGKSIKLDCAGKTLSVKPYKDEDFAAWRVQPQESKTAEPASGAGAETPKQQRRKAAE from the coding sequence ATGATACCTAGTCGTAAGTCTAAGGCAGTCGGCCTGTTCTCAGGCGGGCTCGACAGCATTCTGGCGACGAAGCTTATTACCGAGCAGGGCGTCACTGTCGTGGCGCTCCACTATCGGTTGCCGTTTGGCGTGCCCGGACGCGAGCCGAATGATGAGAAACTGTCGAAGCTGGCGAGCCTGGTTGGCGCAAGCCTGATGACGCTGGAAGCCGACGATTCCTACCTGCAACTAGTCAAGTCCCCGCAGTTCGGACATGTGAAACAGCTGGCGCCGTGCATCGACTGCCTCGTCATGATGCTCGCCAAGGCAAAGGAACTGGCCAGGGAGATCAAGGCCGACTTCGTGTTTACCGGTGAGGTAGTCGGACAACGGGCAGTTTGCCAGAACAAGCGTTCACTGAAGCAGATTGAGAAGACGGTAGGGCTCGAGGGCAGGCTGCTGCGTCCGCTGTCGGCCAAGCTGTTGGAGCCCACGATACCGGAGCTGACCGGCCTCGTGCGTCGGGAACGTCTGCTGGACCTGAAGGGCCGCAGCCGACGACGGCAGATACGGCTGGCACACGAATTCGGCATATTTGACTATCCGATCCCTGGAACCGGGTGCATGCTCCTCGACAAGAACTTCGCGGCCCGAGCGCGTGATGCCGTACAGCAGGATCAGTTGGCGCTGGCCGAGATTGAGCTGCTGAAGTACGGTCGTCACTTCCGGCTCGACAGCGGTGCGAAGGTGGTTGTGGGTCGGAATGAAGCCGAAAACAAGCGACTGGAGGAGCTGGCGCGGGATGACGACGTTCTGTGCAAGCCGGTCGAGGTCATGGGCCCGGTGGCGATTCTGCGGTCCCAGAAGAAAACCAAGAAAGACACCGAGATCGCGGCCCGGATCACTGCGCGCTATTCGGACGCGCCGGCCGGCAAATCCATAAAGCTCGACTGCGCAGGGAAGACTTTGTCGGTGAAGCCTTACAAGGACGAGGACTTCGCGGCCTGGCGCGTGCAGCCACAGGAGAGCAAGACGGCGGAACCAGCGTCCGGGGCCGGGGCAGAAACGCCCAAGCAGCAGCGCCGCAAGGCGGCTGAATGA
- a CDS encoding peptide chain release factor-like protein yields the protein MMGSGPSSDKEAALVARLAGLGVKPEDLVEKFIRAAGPGGQNVNKTSTAVYLKHLPSGIEVKMQQERSQALNRFLARRLLADKLEARLRGEQSAEAARVAKLRRQKRKRSRRAKEKVLAAKALQAIKKAARGVPPDES from the coding sequence ATGATGGGATCGGGTCCGAGTTCGGACAAGGAAGCGGCGCTTGTCGCGCGACTGGCAGGTCTCGGCGTGAAACCGGAGGACCTGGTTGAGAAGTTCATCCGGGCCGCTGGCCCCGGCGGGCAGAACGTCAATAAGACCTCGACGGCGGTCTACCTCAAGCACTTGCCATCGGGCATCGAGGTCAAGATGCAACAGGAGCGTTCACAGGCCCTGAACCGGTTCCTAGCAAGAAGGTTGCTGGCGGACAAGCTCGAGGCCCGGCTGCGGGGCGAGCAAAGCGCAGAGGCCGCCCGCGTTGCGAAACTGAGACGGCAGAAGCGCAAACGGTCCCGGCGGGCGAAGGAGAAGGTGCTCGCGGCCAAGGCGCTTCAAGCGATCAAGAAGGCTGCACGCGGCGTCCCGCCTGACGAGTCGTGA
- a CDS encoding NifU family protein, whose product MTDETKAKIREVLDKEIRPNLQADGGDVELVAVGDDGVVQLRLTGACSGCPFSAMTLAIGVEQRLKAAVPEVVKVQPVP is encoded by the coding sequence ATGACAGATGAGACCAAAGCCAAGATCCGTGAGGTATTGGACAAGGAGATACGACCGAACCTGCAGGCCGACGGCGGTGACGTCGAGCTGGTTGCCGTCGGTGACGATGGCGTGGTCCAGCTCAGGCTGACGGGTGCATGTTCCGGTTGCCCGTTCTCGGCGATGACGCTGGCGATTGGCGTCGAGCAGCGGCTGAAGGCCGCAGTGCCCGAGGTCGTCAAAGTCCAGCCCGTGCCCTGA
- a CDS encoding ABC-F family ATP-binding cassette domain-containing protein, with amino-acid sequence MISLSNVTMEFGTQELYRDVNLFVGPEDRIGLAGANGSGKSTILKLMSGELEPTRGSVDKRRGTCIGYLPQTGAVVGERTVLEEAMTAFKHLDDVQTEMIELEHRMKDANMPADELQEVLDRYSVLQHHFGHDAYDRQPRAEKILMSLGFAEEDFHKQCRTQSGGFQVRLALARMLLEEPDVLLLDEPTNYLDIRSIEWLQEYLTAFKGAVVMIAHDRYLLDALVQKIWAIESHKVFIFPGNYSKYLSDKVQRDERQLKKYEEQVQFIKRTEQFIAQYKGRKDTAPRAMSRQKMLDRLERITPPETAPVIRIRFPESEEVYGKAIDLRSVSKSFGPKRVLQDVSLVVGGGEKIGLFGANGQGKTTLLRMIAGKLTPDSGEAWTSQKTQIAYYEQGAEETINPEMTVLEAAADAGAGFTENELKGILGTFLFSGDAIDKKVGVLSGGERSRLAIIRALLTPSNLLILDEPTNHLDIQSREILFEAIRRYKRTVVFAAHDRFMLDELADKTVRIDGGRAVLFPGNYSYAAGRVVKHGAASPKSEAQRTKQGGQRAKPEFQSPKPVVHGPKSKVHGPKSPHHQSGDPVRDIELRLRQVESEYEAARQAMNYNRVRELADERKYLEAELQARKADQVEGGAGHDRNV; translated from the coding sequence GTGATTTCCCTTTCCAATGTCACGATGGAGTTTGGTACGCAGGAACTCTATCGCGACGTGAATCTGTTCGTCGGTCCTGAGGACCGCATCGGACTGGCCGGCGCCAACGGGTCGGGCAAGTCCACAATCCTGAAACTGATGTCGGGCGAGCTTGAGCCGACGCGCGGGTCGGTTGACAAGCGGCGTGGCACGTGTATCGGGTATCTGCCTCAGACCGGCGCGGTCGTGGGCGAGCGGACCGTGCTGGAAGAGGCAATGACCGCCTTCAAGCATCTGGACGACGTTCAGACGGAGATGATTGAGCTCGAGCATCGGATGAAGGACGCGAACATGCCTGCGGATGAGCTGCAGGAAGTGTTGGACCGTTATTCGGTGCTGCAGCACCACTTCGGGCATGATGCATATGACCGCCAGCCCCGAGCCGAGAAGATTCTCATGAGCCTCGGGTTCGCCGAAGAGGATTTCCACAAGCAGTGCCGGACCCAGAGCGGCGGGTTCCAGGTGCGACTGGCTCTGGCGCGGATGCTCTTAGAGGAGCCGGACGTTCTGCTGCTGGACGAGCCGACCAACTACCTCGACATCCGTTCCATCGAGTGGCTGCAGGAGTATCTGACTGCGTTCAAGGGCGCGGTGGTGATGATTGCGCACGACCGCTATCTTCTCGACGCGCTGGTGCAGAAGATATGGGCAATCGAGTCGCACAAGGTGTTCATTTTCCCCGGGAACTACTCGAAGTACCTGAGCGACAAGGTGCAGCGGGATGAACGGCAGCTCAAGAAGTATGAGGAGCAGGTGCAGTTCATCAAGCGCACCGAGCAGTTCATCGCCCAGTACAAGGGGCGCAAGGATACCGCGCCGCGGGCGATGAGCAGGCAGAAGATGCTCGACCGGCTGGAGCGCATCACTCCGCCCGAGACCGCGCCCGTAATCCGCATCCGGTTCCCGGAGTCGGAAGAGGTCTACGGCAAGGCGATTGACCTGCGTTCGGTGTCCAAGAGCTTCGGCCCGAAGCGCGTGCTGCAGGATGTGAGCTTGGTGGTGGGCGGCGGCGAGAAGATCGGCCTGTTCGGCGCGAACGGACAGGGCAAGACAACGTTGCTACGCATGATTGCCGGCAAGCTGACGCCGGATTCGGGCGAGGCGTGGACCAGCCAGAAGACGCAGATTGCATACTATGAGCAGGGCGCGGAGGAGACTATCAACCCCGAGATGACCGTGCTTGAGGCAGCAGCCGATGCGGGCGCCGGATTCACCGAGAATGAACTCAAGGGGATTCTCGGCACGTTTCTGTTTTCGGGAGACGCGATAGACAAGAAGGTTGGCGTGCTGTCCGGAGGAGAGCGGAGCCGGCTGGCGATTATCCGGGCGCTGCTGACGCCGTCGAATCTCCTGATTCTCGACGAGCCGACCAACCATCTTGATATCCAGTCGCGGGAAATCCTGTTTGAGGCCATCCGCCGGTACAAACGGACCGTGGTATTCGCCGCGCACGACCGGTTCATGCTCGACGAACTGGCGGACAAGACAGTGAGGATTGACGGCGGCAGGGCAGTGCTCTTCCCGGGGAATTACAGCTACGCTGCGGGCCGCGTGGTGAAGCACGGGGCCGCAAGTCCGAAGTCTGAAGCACAAAGGACAAAGCAAGGCGGGCAACGGGCAAAGCCCGAATTCCAAAGTCCAAAGCCCGTGGTCCATGGTCCGAAGTCCAAAGTCCATGGTCCAAAGTCGCCTCATCACCAATCCGGCGACCCGGTCCGGGACATCGAACTGCGGCTCAGGCAGGTCGAGTCCGAGTACGAGGCGGCGCGGCAGGCGATGAACTACAATCGCGTGCGGGAGCTTGCTGACGAGCGGAAGTACCTCGAAGCCGAGCTTCAGGCTCGCAAGGCCGACCAGGTCGAGGGCGGCGCGGGACATGACCGAAATGTCTGA